A window from Nevskia ramosa DSM 11499 encodes these proteins:
- a CDS encoding class I SAM-dependent methyltransferase, with the protein MIHQLLRCLAAATFIAANIASAAPATLADAIAAPSRTPEFVQRDRYRHPLETLSFFGLRADMTVVEIWPGTGWYTEILAPYLRDSGQYYAATPAASLPNASDGTKKGVASFRDKLAAKPDAYDKVHLSEFKPPERVEIAPQSTADLVLTFRNVHNWMAAEYEADAFKAFYAALKPGGVLGVVEHRAPAGQSREESKKNGYVTEAYIKALAFGAGFEFAGSSPVNDNPRDTKDYPEGVWTLPPVLRLKDVDRDKYLAIGESDRMTLKFVKPKVSR; encoded by the coding sequence ATGATCCACCAGCTTCTTCGCTGCCTTGCTGCCGCGACCTTCATTGCCGCGAACATCGCGTCCGCTGCTCCGGCGACGCTTGCTGACGCGATCGCCGCGCCAAGTCGTACTCCGGAATTCGTGCAACGCGACCGTTATCGCCATCCGCTGGAAACGCTGAGCTTCTTCGGCCTGCGCGCGGACATGACCGTCGTCGAGATCTGGCCGGGTACCGGCTGGTACACGGAAATCCTGGCGCCCTATCTGCGCGACTCGGGCCAGTATTACGCGGCAACGCCTGCCGCCAGTCTGCCCAACGCCAGTGACGGCACCAAGAAGGGTGTCGCCAGCTTCCGCGACAAGCTCGCCGCCAAGCCGGACGCCTACGACAAGGTCCATCTCAGCGAATTCAAGCCACCGGAGCGAGTCGAGATCGCCCCGCAGAGCACTGCCGATCTGGTGCTGACCTTCCGCAACGTCCACAACTGGATGGCAGCTGAATACGAGGCCGATGCCTTCAAGGCGTTCTACGCGGCGCTGAAGCCGGGCGGCGTGCTCGGCGTCGTCGAACACCGCGCCCCGGCCGGGCAGTCGCGCGAGGAATCGAAGAAGAACGGCTATGTCACCGAGGCCTATATCAAGGCGCTGGCTTTCGGCGCCGGCTTCGAGTTCGCCGGCTCCTCGCCGGTCAACGACAACCCGCGCGACACCAAGGACTACCCGGAAGGCGTCTGGACCCTGCCGCCGGTGCTGCGCCTGAAAGACGTCGACCGCGACAAGTACCTCGCGATCGGCGAATCGGACCGGATGACCTTGAAGTTCGTGAAACCGAAAGTCTCGCGCTGA
- a CDS encoding alpha/beta hydrolase family protein: MIRLLMAWLLVLCAQPLVANAEVPIADFARNDSYDDASISPDGHYVALTVPIGKGRGVAVFDLLQKKLILKQSVGEDRSVTDYLWASGNRLVISLAENFGSRESPIPTGEMIAFNADGSNMQYLFGFRGGLPSGTRALGSRLGKEGRATNGFGIPIRSLPNDPEHILIQAKTFAVNADSGRTAAYRMSVLDGKLGPGLAAPMNGDVRFVADDDGFVRYATGLDERNVSRSYSRTPEQPQWAELPVPAGSYTVPLFLSNNGQRVFLTSNEGGNYNCLIELQLDDGARKPLACDDGSDLIDVILSFDSNEPVAARFQDGRQDVRLLATDNPSRAKLAELLKAFPGQHVRLSSTTRDGSKAIVLVDGDRNPGDYYLFETATLKADYLVGRSAWLDPAAMPERRPIEFKARDGQRIRGYLTLPSGLEAKQLPLIVNPHGGPFDVEDGWGFDPDPAAMAARGYAVLQINFRGSGGYGRAFVAAGKRGWATTMIDDLADGTHWAIEQGYADPARVGIYGASYGGYAALMSGIREPNLFRAIATFAGVSDLLTWKADSDVSGRRSGRNYIDDFIGATDEGLRAASPSSYIELLKAPVFIAHGDVDQRVPFSQAKALRRALKEADHPHEWLAFEGEGHGIFKPENRTLFLTRLIAFFDRTLAAAPAP, translated from the coding sequence ATGATCCGTCTGCTGATGGCTTGGCTGCTGGTGCTGTGCGCGCAGCCCCTGGTTGCGAACGCCGAAGTGCCGATCGCCGACTTCGCCCGCAATGACTCCTACGACGATGCTTCGATTTCGCCGGATGGGCATTACGTCGCGCTGACCGTTCCGATAGGCAAAGGACGCGGCGTCGCCGTCTTCGATCTGCTCCAGAAAAAATTGATCCTCAAGCAGAGCGTTGGCGAGGATCGCTCGGTTACCGACTATCTGTGGGCCAGTGGCAACCGTCTGGTGATCAGCCTTGCCGAGAACTTTGGCAGTCGTGAAAGTCCGATTCCCACTGGCGAAATGATTGCCTTCAACGCGGATGGCTCGAACATGCAGTACCTGTTCGGATTCCGCGGCGGTCTGCCCTCGGGTACCAGGGCTCTGGGCTCGCGACTCGGAAAAGAGGGGCGCGCGACGAACGGCTTCGGCATCCCGATCCGCAGCCTGCCGAACGACCCGGAGCACATCCTCATCCAGGCAAAGACTTTCGCAGTCAATGCGGACTCAGGCAGGACTGCCGCCTACCGAATGAGTGTGCTCGACGGCAAACTCGGCCCAGGACTGGCTGCGCCTATGAATGGCGACGTGCGCTTCGTCGCCGACGACGATGGCTTCGTACGCTATGCCACGGGTTTGGACGAGCGCAACGTGTCGCGCTCCTACTCACGGACGCCCGAACAGCCTCAGTGGGCAGAGTTGCCGGTTCCAGCCGGTAGCTACACGGTGCCGCTGTTTCTGTCGAACAACGGCCAACGCGTTTTTCTGACCTCCAACGAAGGCGGTAATTACAACTGCCTCATCGAACTGCAACTCGACGATGGCGCCCGCAAGCCGCTGGCCTGCGACGATGGATCAGATCTGATCGACGTCATCCTGTCCTTTGACAGCAATGAACCAGTTGCGGCCCGCTTCCAGGATGGCCGCCAGGACGTTCGCCTGCTCGCGACCGATAACCCCTCGCGGGCCAAGCTGGCGGAGTTGCTGAAAGCGTTTCCGGGCCAGCATGTCCGGCTCAGTTCGACCACGCGCGACGGCAGCAAGGCGATCGTGCTGGTCGACGGCGATCGCAATCCTGGCGATTACTATCTGTTTGAGACGGCGACCTTGAAGGCCGACTATCTCGTTGGCCGCAGTGCCTGGCTGGACCCCGCCGCGATGCCGGAACGCCGGCCGATCGAATTCAAGGCGCGGGATGGACAGCGGATTCGCGGTTACTTGACGCTGCCCAGCGGTTTGGAGGCCAAGCAACTGCCACTGATCGTCAACCCGCATGGCGGACCGTTCGATGTTGAAGATGGCTGGGGATTCGATCCCGATCCTGCCGCCATGGCTGCGCGCGGCTACGCGGTGCTGCAGATCAATTTCCGGGGTTCTGGCGGCTACGGCAGGGCGTTTGTCGCGGCCGGCAAACGTGGTTGGGCAACGACCATGATCGATGATCTGGCCGATGGCACCCATTGGGCAATCGAGCAGGGCTACGCCGATCCGGCACGGGTCGGCATTTACGGAGCCAGCTATGGGGGCTACGCGGCGCTGATGAGTGGCATCCGGGAGCCGAATCTGTTCCGCGCAATCGCCACGTTCGCCGGGGTTTCCGACCTGCTGACCTGGAAGGCCGACAGCGATGTTTCGGGGCGCCGAAGTGGCCGCAACTACATCGACGACTTCATTGGCGCCACCGATGAAGGTTTGCGCGCAGCCTCCCCGTCCTCTTACATCGAACTATTGAAGGCGCCGGTGTTCATCGCCCACGGCGATGTCGACCAGAGAGTGCCGTTCAGCCAGGCCAAGGCGCTGCGCAGGGCTCTGAAGGAGGCAGACCACCCGCACGAGTGGCTGGCGTTTGAAGGAGAAGGCCATGGCATCTTCAAGCCGGAGAACCGGACCCTGTTCCTGACCCGGCTGATCGCCTTCTTCGACCGCACGCTGGCCGCGGCGCCAGCCCCATGA
- the metH gene encoding methionine synthase: protein MLDAPLSFDPAALAAELDAIAAKRILIIDGAMGTMIQGYKLSEADYRGERFKEWPHDLKGNNDLLVLTQPQIVREIHRKYLQAGADILETNTFNSQTISLADYHMEELAYELNFEAARIARIETDLASTPDKPRYVAGTLGPTNRTASISPDVNDPGARNVTYAKLVTAYAECTRGLIDGGAHIIMIETIFDTLNAKAAVFAVEQVFEERGYKLPVIISGTITDASGRTLSGQVTEAFWNSLSHARPFAIGLNCALGGKDMRPYIAELSRIANCYVSCYPNAGLPNAFGEYDETPDETAAIIAEFADSGLVNIVGGCCGTSPGHIGSIAKFVAGKPPRVPGKPAMACRLAGLEPLTIDDALGFVNIGERTNITGSAKFRDLIKAGDYTAAVAVARQQVEAGAQIIDVNMDEGMIDGKAAMVRFLNLIASEPDISRVPVMIDSSKWEVIEAGLQCVQGKPIVNSISMKEGTEKFIEQAKLCRRYGAAVVVMAFDEQGQADTLERRKTICEKAYRILVDEVGFPPEDIIFDPNVFAVATGIEAHNNYGVDFIEAARWIRQNLPGAHISGGVSNVSFSFRGNNPVREAIHAVFLYHAIKAGMDMGIVNAGSLVIYSEIDPELRERIEDVILNRKPGTDGTEALVEIAPRFKGDGSKVEVADEAWRSLPAGERITHALVKGIDAFVEADTEELRQEIFARGGRPIEVIEGPLMSGMNVVGDLFGAGKMFLPQVVKSARVMKKAVAWLIPYIEAEKKPGDVAQAKGKILMATVKGDVHDIGKNIVGVVLQCNNYEVIDLGVMVPAQKILDAAREHKVDIIGLSGLITPSLDEMVHLGKEMQRQGFTLPLLIGGATTSRAHTAVKIQPAYKGPIVWVKDASRSVPVASALLDETQRAALMLETNKEYAAIRERHANKDRDQKYLSLANARANASPLDWTTFRPIKPRLLAQHEQHISAREAGTATTAQHIKLLRDYPIAELREYIDWQPFFISWELKGRYPDILNNPASGETARKLFADANAMLDTIIAEKWLIANGVIGLFPAASIGDDIEVYADESRNTVIHTLRNLRQQSEHRAGVPNRCLGDYIAPKTSGVHDWVGGFAVTTGIGCHERVAQFKKDNDDYNAILLESLADRLAEAFAERLHQRVRREFWGYAADEQLDNASLIDEKYRGIRPAPGYPACPEHTEKGTLWQLLDAEANTGISLTESYAMWPAAAVSGWYFANPESQYFIVGRIQKDQVHDYATRKGWTLQEAEKWLAPNLAYEPED, encoded by the coding sequence ATGCTTGATGCCCCGCTGTCCTTCGACCCCGCCGCCCTCGCAGCCGAACTGGATGCGATTGCGGCCAAGCGGATCCTGATCATCGATGGCGCGATGGGCACGATGATCCAGGGCTACAAGTTGAGCGAGGCCGACTACCGCGGCGAGCGCTTCAAGGAATGGCCGCATGATCTGAAGGGCAACAACGATCTGCTGGTGCTGACCCAGCCGCAGATCGTCCGCGAGATTCACCGCAAGTATCTGCAGGCAGGCGCGGACATTCTCGAAACCAACACCTTCAATTCGCAGACGATCTCGTTGGCGGATTACCACATGGAGGAATTGGCCTACGAGCTGAATTTCGAGGCGGCGCGCATCGCCCGCATCGAGACCGATCTCGCCTCCACACCGGACAAGCCGCGCTACGTCGCCGGCACGCTCGGGCCGACCAATCGCACCGCGTCGATCTCACCGGACGTCAACGATCCCGGCGCCCGCAACGTCACTTACGCGAAGCTGGTCACGGCCTACGCGGAGTGCACACGCGGCCTGATCGATGGCGGCGCGCACATCATCATGATCGAGACAATCTTCGACACCTTGAACGCGAAAGCTGCGGTGTTCGCGGTCGAGCAGGTGTTCGAGGAGCGCGGCTACAAGCTGCCAGTGATCATCAGCGGCACGATCACCGATGCTTCCGGCCGCACGCTTTCCGGCCAGGTCACCGAAGCATTCTGGAATTCGCTGAGCCATGCGCGGCCGTTTGCGATCGGCCTCAACTGCGCGCTCGGCGGCAAGGACATGCGGCCGTACATCGCCGAGTTGTCGCGGATCGCCAACTGCTATGTCAGCTGCTATCCGAACGCCGGCTTGCCGAACGCGTTTGGTGAGTACGACGAAACGCCGGATGAAACTGCCGCGATCATTGCCGAGTTTGCTGACAGCGGATTGGTCAACATCGTCGGCGGTTGCTGCGGCACTTCGCCGGGGCATATCGGCAGCATCGCCAAGTTCGTCGCCGGCAAGCCGCCGAGAGTGCCGGGCAAACCGGCGATGGCCTGTCGCCTCGCGGGTCTCGAACCGCTGACCATCGACGACGCCCTGGGCTTCGTCAACATCGGCGAGCGCACCAACATCACCGGCTCGGCCAAGTTCCGCGACCTGATCAAGGCCGGCGACTACACGGCGGCCGTGGCCGTGGCGCGCCAGCAGGTGGAAGCCGGCGCGCAGATCATCGACGTCAACATGGACGAGGGCATGATCGACGGCAAGGCCGCGATGGTGCGCTTCCTGAATCTGATCGCTTCCGAGCCGGACATTTCGCGGGTGCCGGTGATGATCGATTCCTCGAAATGGGAAGTGATCGAGGCTGGCCTGCAATGCGTGCAAGGCAAGCCGATCGTCAACTCGATTTCGATGAAGGAAGGCACCGAGAAATTCATCGAGCAGGCCAAGCTGTGCCGCCGTTATGGCGCGGCGGTCGTTGTCATGGCTTTCGATGAACAAGGCCAGGCCGACACCCTGGAGCGGCGCAAGACGATCTGCGAGAAGGCTTATCGCATCCTCGTCGACGAAGTCGGCTTCCCGCCGGAAGACATCATCTTCGACCCCAACGTGTTTGCGGTCGCGACCGGCATCGAAGCGCACAACAACTACGGCGTCGATTTCATCGAAGCCGCGCGCTGGATACGCCAGAACCTGCCCGGTGCGCACATCTCCGGCGGCGTTTCCAACGTGTCGTTCTCGTTCCGCGGCAACAACCCGGTGCGCGAAGCGATTCACGCCGTGTTCCTGTACCACGCCATCAAGGCGGGCATGGACATGGGTATCGTCAATGCCGGCTCGCTGGTGATCTATTCGGAGATCGATCCGGAACTGCGCGAGCGCATCGAGGACGTGATCCTCAATCGCAAGCCCGGCACCGATGGCACCGAAGCTTTGGTCGAGATTGCGCCGCGCTTCAAGGGTGATGGCAGCAAGGTCGAAGTGGCCGACGAAGCCTGGCGTTCGCTGCCGGCCGGCGAGCGCATCACCCATGCGCTGGTGAAAGGCATCGATGCTTTCGTCGAAGCCGATACCGAGGAACTGCGCCAGGAGATTTTCGCCCGTGGCGGCCGGCCGATCGAGGTCATCGAAGGCCCGCTGATGAGCGGCATGAACGTGGTCGGCGATCTGTTCGGCGCCGGCAAGATGTTCCTGCCGCAGGTGGTGAAATCGGCCCGCGTGATGAAGAAGGCTGTGGCCTGGCTGATCCCGTACATCGAGGCCGAGAAGAAGCCCGGCGACGTGGCACAGGCCAAGGGCAAGATCCTGATGGCGACGGTCAAGGGCGATGTCCACGACATCGGCAAGAACATCGTCGGCGTCGTGCTCCAGTGCAATAACTACGAGGTCATCGACCTCGGCGTGATGGTGCCGGCGCAGAAGATTCTCGATGCCGCGCGCGAGCACAAGGTCGACATCATCGGCCTCAGCGGCCTGATCACGCCGAGCCTCGACGAGATGGTTCATCTCGGTAAGGAGATGCAGCGCCAGGGCTTCACCTTGCCGCTGTTGATCGGCGGCGCGACCACGTCACGCGCGCATACGGCGGTGAAGATCCAGCCGGCCTACAAGGGGCCGATCGTCTGGGTGAAGGATGCTTCGCGCTCGGTGCCGGTGGCGTCTGCCTTGCTCGACGAGACGCAGCGCGCAGCGTTGATGCTGGAAACCAACAAGGAATACGCGGCGATCCGCGAGCGCCACGCAAACAAGGATCGCGACCAGAAATATCTGTCGCTCGCCAATGCGCGCGCCAACGCCAGCCCGCTGGATTGGACGACCTTCCGGCCGATCAAGCCGCGCCTGCTTGCCCAGCATGAGCAGCACATCAGCGCCCGCGAAGCCGGCACGGCGACGACGGCGCAGCACATCAAGCTGCTGCGCGATTACCCGATCGCCGAGCTGCGCGAGTACATCGACTGGCAGCCGTTCTTCATCTCCTGGGAACTGAAGGGCCGCTATCCGGACATTCTCAACAATCCGGCGAGCGGTGAAACGGCGCGCAAGCTGTTCGCTGACGCCAACGCGATGCTGGACACGATCATTGCCGAAAAATGGCTGATTGCTAACGGCGTCATCGGCCTGTTTCCGGCGGCGAGCATCGGCGACGACATCGAGGTCTACGCCGACGAATCACGCAACACGGTGATCCATACGCTGCGCAATCTGCGCCAGCAGAGCGAGCACCGCGCCGGCGTGCCGAACCGCTGTCTCGGCGACTACATCGCACCGAAGACCAGTGGCGTGCACGACTGGGTGGGCGGCTTCGCGGTGACCACCGGCATCGGTTGTCACGAACGGGTCGCGCAGTTCAAGAAGGACAACGACGACTACAACGCGATCCTGCTCGAGTCCCTGGCCGATCGCTTGGCCGAAGCCTTCGCCGAGCGTCTGCACCAGCGCGTGCGCCGCGAATTCTGGGGCTATGCCGCCGACGAGCAACTCGACAATGCGTCATTGATCGACGAGAAATATCGCGGCATCCGTCCCGCACCCGGTTATCCCGCCTGCCCGGAGCACACCGAGAAAGGCACGCTGTGGCAGCTGCTCGATGCCGAAGCGAACACCGGCATTTCCCTGACCGAGAGCTATGCGATGTGGCCGGCGGCAGCGGTCAGCGGCTGGTACTTCGCCAACCCGGAATCGCAGTATTTCATCGTCGGCCGAATCCAGAAGGATCAGGTCCACGACTACGCCACGCGCAAGGGCTGGACCCTGCAGGAAGCGGAGAAGTGGCTGGCGCCGAACTTGGCTTACGAGCCTGAGGACTAG
- a CDS encoding alkane 1-monooxygenase, translating into MSTMTASPADWKDKKRYLWLLGVFVMGLPIYGYGLVQWTGLSVFWWLTPIVVYSVIPFLDHVIGEDNENPPDAAMIPLNADRYYRWAVAAAIPVQYATFIWGTWMAMSGGLRWYELLGLFISLGMASGLSINVAHELGHQTSKIERWLAKIALAPVAYGHFYVEHNRGHHVRVATPEDPATSRFGETFYEFLPRSVIGSVASAWELEKTRLAKQGKSVWSLGNDNLQAWGLTVLLYGAMVAWLGWLALPFMLFQGLFGGALLEVVNYLEHYGLKRERKADGSYERCQPHHSWNSNHLATNVLLYHLQRHSDHHAYPTRSFQTLRNFDNLPRLPNGYAGMILLAYVPPLWFRVMNPKVVAHFNGDMTRANIKPSIRDRVLAQYRSVTA; encoded by the coding sequence ATGTCGACGATGACCGCATCCCCAGCAGACTGGAAGGACAAGAAACGCTATCTCTGGCTGCTCGGCGTGTTCGTCATGGGCCTGCCGATCTACGGCTACGGGCTCGTGCAGTGGACTGGGCTGTCGGTTTTCTGGTGGCTGACGCCGATCGTCGTCTACTCGGTGATCCCGTTCCTCGACCACGTGATCGGCGAGGACAACGAGAATCCGCCGGATGCCGCGATGATCCCGCTGAATGCCGATCGCTATTACCGCTGGGCAGTCGCCGCGGCCATTCCGGTGCAGTACGCGACCTTCATCTGGGGCACCTGGATGGCAATGTCCGGCGGCCTCCGCTGGTACGAACTGCTCGGCCTGTTCATTTCGCTGGGCATGGCTTCTGGCCTGTCGATCAATGTCGCCCACGAACTCGGCCATCAGACCTCGAAGATCGAGCGCTGGCTGGCCAAGATCGCGCTGGCGCCAGTCGCCTACGGGCACTTCTATGTCGAGCACAACCGCGGCCATCACGTGCGCGTGGCGACGCCGGAAGATCCGGCCACCTCGCGCTTCGGCGAAACCTTTTACGAGTTCCTGCCGCGCAGCGTGATCGGCTCGGTCGCCTCGGCCTGGGAACTCGAGAAGACCCGGCTCGCGAAGCAGGGCAAGAGCGTCTGGTCGCTCGGCAACGACAACCTGCAGGCCTGGGGCCTGACCGTGCTGCTGTACGGCGCGATGGTCGCCTGGCTCGGCTGGCTGGCGCTGCCATTCATGCTGTTCCAGGGGCTGTTCGGCGGCGCGCTGTTGGAGGTCGTCAACTATCTGGAGCACTACGGCCTGAAGCGCGAAAGGAAGGCCGACGGCAGCTACGAGCGTTGCCAGCCGCATCATTCCTGGAACTCGAATCACCTGGCGACCAATGTGCTGCTGTATCACTTGCAGCGCCATTCCGATCACCACGCCTACCCGACGCGCTCATTCCAGACGCTGCGCAATTTCGACAATCTGCCACGCCTGCCGAACGGTTACGCCGGCATGATTCTCCTCGCCTATGTGCCGCCGCTGTGGTTCCGGGTGATGAACCCGAAAGTGGTCGCCCACTTCAATGGCGACATGACGCGGGCGAACATCAAACCCTCGATCCGCGACCGGGTGTTGGCGCAGTACCGCAGCGTCACCGCATAA
- a CDS encoding rubredoxin, which produces MKKWRCLVCDFVYDEAKGVPDEGIKPGTRWEDVPEDWTCPDCGAGKADFQMVEVD; this is translated from the coding sequence ATGAAGAAGTGGCGTTGTCTGGTCTGTGATTTCGTCTACGACGAGGCCAAGGGCGTGCCGGATGAAGGCATCAAGCCGGGGACGCGCTGGGAAGACGTGCCGGAAGACTGGACCTGCCCGGACTGCGGCGCCGGCAAGGCTGACTTCCAGATGGTCGAGGTCGACTGA
- a CDS encoding DUF6279 family lipoprotein: MTRLLRFSLLTALLLALAGCSTGLRLAYQNLDRLALWTLDDYVSLDKAQKAAFRREFGTLQSWHRSTQLPLYSADLRSLAAAFEQDPAPREALERAMSQIEAHGERLWQQAQPATAGLLASLRDEQIDEFSKRTRERIDDEEADRADEKPTERRKRWLREQRENLERWTGRLNDRQKQLLEAGWERRVPSLLSPEQRKAQRLATFKEFVTVLATRHEPGLIDRLNANGDEREQERSARDSARDRSLLIELLQACDAPQRQHVRERVLELADDFDALTQSTKPAKSAAASIPQPAA, from the coding sequence ATGACCCGTTTGCTGCGCTTTTCCCTGCTTACCGCGCTGCTGCTGGCGCTGGCGGGCTGCAGCACCGGGCTCAGGCTCGCCTACCAGAACCTCGATCGCCTGGCGCTGTGGACGCTCGACGATTACGTGAGCTTGGACAAGGCACAGAAAGCTGCCTTCCGCCGCGAGTTCGGCACGCTCCAGAGCTGGCATCGCAGCACCCAGCTGCCCTTGTATTCGGCTGACCTGCGCAGCCTCGCCGCCGCGTTCGAGCAGGATCCGGCGCCGCGTGAAGCACTGGAACGCGCGATGAGCCAGATCGAGGCGCATGGCGAGCGGCTCTGGCAACAGGCGCAGCCGGCGACGGCGGGCTTGCTCGCCTCGCTGCGCGACGAGCAGATCGACGAGTTCAGCAAGCGCACGCGCGAACGGATCGACGATGAGGAAGCCGACCGTGCCGACGAGAAGCCCACCGAGCGCCGCAAGCGCTGGCTGCGCGAACAGCGCGAAAATCTGGAACGCTGGACCGGCCGCCTGAACGACCGGCAGAAGCAATTGCTCGAAGCGGGCTGGGAGCGCCGCGTACCGAGCCTGCTGAGCCCGGAACAGCGCAAGGCGCAGCGCCTGGCCACCTTCAAAGAATTCGTGACCGTGCTCGCCACGCGCCACGAGCCCGGATTGATCGACCGGCTGAACGCCAACGGCGACGAGCGCGAACAGGAACGCAGCGCTCGCGATTCGGCGCGTGATCGCAGCTTGCTGATCGAACTGCTGCAAGCCTGCGATGCGCCGCAACGCCAACATGTGCGCGAGCGCGTGCTCGAACTCGCCGACGATTTCGACGCACTGACCCAATCGACCAAGCCCGCCAAATCCGCCGCCGCGTCCATCCCGCAGCCCGCCGCGTAA
- a CDS encoding HupE/UreJ family protein, translating into MNCAIRSLVGLMLLLGIIGSAEAHKASDSFLRLNVDGSTVNGRWDIALRDLDFAIGLDRDADGAITWGEVRKAEAAIDAYALSRLKLSSDNRPCTLEATPGLQIAEHSDGRYAVLSLKAACPQTPAKLGIAYSLLFDIDAQHRGLLNLSLAGQTQTGVFGPDRGTQSFESGRPADVFRTYLVEGLWHVWTGADHMLFLAGLFLPAVLRRRAGGWQPAERLSTALRDTAALVTAFTLAHATTLALAASGAFSPPSRVVESLVAASVLFAGLNNLLPMVHRRLWLLAGFFGLIHGAAIAGALLELGLPTSGRVWALLAFNLGVEFAQLGLIAVVVPLCFAGRNSALFRNAVLVPGSILVAIAGLAWLLQRALGLPIPMPF; encoded by the coding sequence ATGAACTGCGCGATTCGCAGCCTCGTCGGGCTGATGCTGCTGCTCGGCATCATCGGCAGCGCCGAAGCGCACAAGGCCAGCGACAGCTTCCTGCGGCTGAATGTCGATGGCAGCACGGTCAACGGCCGCTGGGACATCGCGCTGCGCGATCTCGATTTCGCGATCGGGCTCGATCGCGATGCCGATGGCGCAATCACCTGGGGCGAAGTGCGCAAGGCTGAAGCGGCGATCGACGCCTACGCGCTGAGCCGGCTGAAACTCAGCAGCGACAACCGGCCCTGCACCCTCGAGGCAACGCCCGGCCTGCAGATCGCCGAGCACAGCGATGGCCGTTACGCGGTGCTGAGCCTGAAGGCCGCGTGCCCGCAGACGCCGGCCAAGCTGGGCATCGCTTATTCGCTGCTGTTCGATATCGACGCCCAGCATCGCGGCCTGCTCAATCTGTCACTCGCCGGCCAGACCCAGACCGGCGTGTTCGGGCCGGATCGCGGTACGCAGAGTTTCGAGTCCGGCCGGCCGGCCGATGTCTTCCGCACCTATCTGGTCGAAGGCCTGTGGCATGTCTGGACCGGCGCCGATCACATGCTGTTTCTGGCCGGCCTGTTCCTGCCAGCGGTATTGCGCCGCCGTGCCGGGGGCTGGCAGCCGGCCGAGCGTCTGAGCACCGCGCTGCGCGATACCGCAGCGTTGGTCACCGCGTTCACGCTGGCCCATGCAACCACCCTGGCGCTGGCCGCCAGCGGCGCATTCAGCCCGCCGTCACGAGTCGTCGAATCCCTGGTCGCAGCCTCGGTGCTGTTCGCCGGGCTGAACAATCTGCTGCCGATGGTCCATCGCCGGCTGTGGCTGCTGGCGGGTTTCTTCGGCCTGATCCATGGCGCGGCGATTGCCGGCGCGCTGCTCGAACTCGGCTTGCCGACCTCTGGCCGGGTCTGGGCGCTGCTGGCGTTCAATCTCGGCGTCGAGTTCGCCCAGCTGGGCTTGATTGCGGTGGTCGTGCCGCTGTGTTTCGCCGGCCGGAACTCAGCCTTGTTCCGCAACGCGGTGCTGGTGCCGGGCTCGATCCTGGTCGCCATCGCCGGCCTGGCCTGGCTGCTGCAGCGGGCCTTAGGCCTGCCGATTCCGATGCCGTTCTGA